The DNA window CAACGGCTTTAGGCACACTTATAGCCATTATGATTCCTCGGCGGCTGCAGGTTGCCGGCTTTTCCGTGGAATCATCTTTAGCCCTGTACGGTAAGCTTACAGGGATGGGAATGAACATAGTAATGTTTCCATCAATTATCGTCTCTGCAATATCCATAATACTTGTGCCGGTGATCTCTGAAGCCTCCTCAGGAAAAAGCATGACGGCGGTAAACAGGAGGATAAAACCTATTCTTCGCATTACGGCTTTGATTGCCTCCCTTTCAGCCGGTCTGTTCTTCTCCATACCAAATGAATTAGGCAAGCTTTTTTATGCCAGAACTGATTTGGGAAATATAATATTTTCCCTATCCTTCGGAGTAATTTTTATGTACATAGAATCAACTTTGTTTGGTATTTTAAACGGATTGGGCAGGCAAAGCGTGCTTTTACAAAATACCATAATAATGTCCTTGATTGATGTTACGTCACTTTATTTCCTGGTAGGAGTACCAAATATCAACATATACGGATATGCAATCAATTTTGTCATAAGTCCTCTTGCAGGCTGTATTTTAAATTCAATGGAAATGAAAAGGATAACAGATGTACAAATCGATGTTTATGATACTTTTGTCTTGCCTGTATTTATCGCCGTAGGTGAAATACTCATACTCAATATTATAAAGCCGCTCATATACGTCATATGGGGCAATACAAACATTTCCTCCTTGATACTTCTGGCATCGGGAATAGGGTCTTATATATTCATTTATTTTTTAATAAGCTTGGCTTCAAAAAAAAGGGCTAAGTAGACTTTAGCCCTTTTAATATTTGTTCATCTTTATGAAGGCTGCTATTTGTGATAGTATATATGGATATACAGAATACAAGATTTACAAAGGAGACAATATAAATGGAACAGCAAATAGCGCGACAAAAGGAAAAAACAATTTATTTACTTATGACTCTGTCAACATTATTCTGGTCCGGAGCTTTTATTGCCGGTAAATTCAGCGTTAAGGAATTTCCTCCCTTTACATTGACCTTTTTAAGATTTTTTATCGCTTCTGCAATAATATTTATCATTATGATTAAAGTTGAAAAAGAATGGAAAATCACTCTTAAGGATGTGCCTGTATTTTTAACATTGGGTATCGTAGGAATGTTCGGATATCATGTAATGTTTTTTATGGCGTTAAAATATACAAGCGCCATTAATTCCTCCCTCATTGCCGCCACCAATCCTCTCATGACTGCCATACTTGCCTCATTTTTTCTGGGTGATAAAATGAGCTATAAAAAGATTGGCCCTGTTTTATTGTCACTGTCAGGGGTTGCTCTTACCATAACGGGAGGAAACTTCAAGGAAGTGGTACAAGCCGGTTTAAATATAGGTGACCTTTTTATGCTGGCAGCAGTATTTTTGTGGGCGGCATATTCTGTATTGAGCAAAAAAATAGGAGGCAAATACTCTCCTATTGTGCTGACAGCTTACAGTTTTATAAGCTGCTCCATCATTCTGATACCTTTTGTTATCTGGGAAAATCCCGCATCCTTCATACCTTCCTCAACCATATCAGGATGGACGGCCGTTTTTTACATGGCTATATTCCCTTCTGTTATAGGATATCTGGTGCAGCAGCATTCAATTAAAATAATCGGAGCCAGAAGAACCATGATATTTGTTAACCTGGTGCCGGTATTTTCAATTATACTTTCACTGCTGATACTCAAAGAAACCTTATCTCCCTTTAAGCTCTTAAGCTCACTTCTTATAATAGTAGGAGTTTATTTTACAAACAGGTTGGGAAATTAAATAT is part of the Oxobacter pfennigii genome and encodes:
- the spoVB gene encoding stage V sporulation protein B, translating into MKKLSFLQNTIVLVLSNLITGSLAFLFSIILSKEIGAQGVGLYHMIMPIYMLFICFTCGGTTVALSKITAEQNSRKNISELYKGITASITFFAFWTVLVSIFIVLFAPFISDNILKDSRTYLPVLIFIPALLFVAMGSILKGYFYGLQNSTFPAVIDIVEKSVRIIILVTLITYFKNWDLKYKVAAAVAAMTAGEFISFVLLYIFYKKSYFSVSDFTGRPDNVFQIIVNVLKISLPLSLNGFLSTALGTLIAIMIPRRLQVAGFSVESSLALYGKLTGMGMNIVMFPSIIVSAISIILVPVISEASSGKSMTAVNRRIKPILRITALIASLSAGLFFSIPNELGKLFYARTDLGNIIFSLSFGVIFMYIESTLFGILNGLGRQSVLLQNTIIMSLIDVTSLYFLVGVPNINIYGYAINFVISPLAGCILNSMEMKRITDVQIDVYDTFVLPVFIAVGEILILNIIKPLIYVIWGNTNISSLILLASGIGSYIFIYFLISLASKKRAK
- a CDS encoding DMT family transporter, which encodes MEQQIARQKEKTIYLLMTLSTLFWSGAFIAGKFSVKEFPPFTLTFLRFFIASAIIFIIMIKVEKEWKITLKDVPVFLTLGIVGMFGYHVMFFMALKYTSAINSSLIAATNPLMTAILASFFLGDKMSYKKIGPVLLSLSGVALTITGGNFKEVVQAGLNIGDLFMLAAVFLWAAYSVLSKKIGGKYSPIVLTAYSFISCSIILIPFVIWENPASFIPSSTISGWTAVFYMAIFPSVIGYLVQQHSIKIIGARRTMIFVNLVPVFSIILSLLILKETLSPFKLLSSLLIIVGVYFTNRLGN